One stretch of Streptomyces sp. NBC_01363 DNA includes these proteins:
- a CDS encoding Lrp/AsnC family transcriptional regulator codes for MPDDLDRKIIHGLNCSPRVSFRRLSEVVGVSEQTVARRYSALRRGGVVRVVGLSSPAAHGRSEWIARLRCRPDAVGPLADSLARRPEVAYTSIASGGSEIICIIRSPAGTAGDDVLLRQLPRAASVLDLNVDLLVHAFGSPDTAGWTGREGSLTEEQVRLLTAERPIPAGPPLTPTEVDRPLLEALAEDGRASHTRLAEATGWSKPRVARRLEALETTGSLVYDIDTVPERLGYKLNATLWLQVDLPRLQEIGEELSGHDECAFAAAISGKHNIMAVVICKDTPDFYRYLSGRFARTEGIRGYEISVRVRRLKQAASLILNGRLIHPALA; via the coding sequence ATGCCTGACGATCTGGACCGCAAAATCATCCATGGGCTGAACTGCTCGCCGCGGGTTTCCTTCCGCCGCCTCAGCGAGGTCGTCGGGGTGTCCGAGCAGACCGTGGCGCGCCGCTACAGCGCCCTGCGCCGCGGCGGCGTCGTCCGCGTCGTCGGGCTGAGCAGCCCCGCCGCCCACGGCCGGTCCGAGTGGATCGCGCGGCTGCGCTGCCGCCCGGACGCCGTGGGGCCGCTCGCGGATTCCCTGGCCCGCAGGCCGGAGGTCGCGTACACGAGCATCGCGTCGGGCGGTTCGGAGATCATCTGCATCATCCGTTCGCCCGCCGGGACCGCCGGCGACGACGTGCTGCTGCGGCAGCTTCCCCGGGCGGCCTCGGTCCTCGACCTGAACGTCGATCTTCTCGTCCACGCCTTCGGTTCCCCGGACACGGCCGGCTGGACCGGGCGGGAGGGCTCGCTCACCGAGGAGCAGGTGCGGCTGCTGACTGCGGAGCGCCCCATCCCCGCCGGGCCCCCGCTCACCCCGACCGAGGTGGACCGCCCGCTCCTCGAAGCGCTGGCGGAGGACGGCCGCGCCTCCCACACCCGGCTCGCGGAGGCCACCGGCTGGTCCAAGCCGCGCGTGGCCCGTCGGCTGGAGGCCCTCGAAACGACCGGCTCGCTGGTCTACGACATCGACACCGTGCCCGAACGCCTCGGCTACAAGCTCAACGCCACCCTCTGGCTCCAGGTCGACCTGCCTCGGCTCCAGGAGATCGGCGAGGAGCTCAGCGGGCACGACGAGTGCGCCTTCGCCGCCGCCATCAGCGGCAAGCACAACATCATGGCCGTGGTCATCTGCAAGGACACCCCGGACTTCTACCGCTACCTCAGCGGCCGCTTCGCCCGTACCGAGGGCATCAGGGGCTACGAGATCAGTGTGCGCGTGCGCCGCCTCAAGCAGGCCGCCTCCCTCATCCTCAACGGGCGGCTCATCCACCCCGCGCTCGCCTGA